The Chloracidobacterium sp. DNA segment TGTTGATGAGTGGGCCGCTGATTTCCGGGACGTGCCAAGCTATGAACGACTACTTCGACCGCGACGTGGACGCCATCAACGAACCCTATCGCCCCATTCCCTCTGGGCGCATCAGCTTGCGTGAAGCGACGCTTGGCGTCAGCGTGCTATGCGCGCTCACGCTCGTCGCGGCGTACCTCATCCACCCCTGGATTGTGGCGCTTGCAGTCATTGGGATCGTCAACGCGCATCTGTACAGCGCCAACCCCATCAAACTGAAGCGGGTTGTCTGGGTCGGCAACACTGTCGTCGCTGGCTCATACATTTTGCTCCCATGGATGTCTGGTGAACTGGCGTTCAAAGGCCAAGTCAGTTGGACGGCGACGACCATCGCCGTCTGCTATGTCATCGCTAGTGTCGGCAGCATGACAACCAACGACTTCAAATCGCTTGAAGGCGACGCACGGATGGGCATCCATACCCTGCCCCAGGTTTTCGGTGTTCAGCGCGGGGCCTGGTTGGGGATTTTCGTTCTCGACGCCGGGCAGTTCGCCGCCGCCGGCCTGCTGGCGTTGCTGGGCGAGTGGGTCTGGGCTGCTCTCGTCGCCGCCGTTGTTCTCCCGCAAATGTGGTTTCAGCGCACCTTCCTC contains these protein-coding regions:
- the chlG gene encoding chlorophyll synthase ChlG; its protein translation is MKEGVAPPSSLQLSRTAARPSTPTRHKVAAWVELLKPVTWIPVMCAYVAGALCSAQFTAASLTDWRLWLGLLMSGPLISGTCQAMNDYFDRDVDAINEPYRPIPSGRISLREATLGVSVLCALTLVAAYLIHPWIVALAVIGIVNAHLYSANPIKLKRVVWVGNTVVAGSYILLPWMSGELAFKGQVSWTATTIAVCYVIASVGSMTTNDFKSLEGDARMGIHTLPQVFGVQRGAWLGIFVLDAGQFAAAGLLALLGEWVWAALVAAVVLPQMWFQRTFLADPIGKAVWYNAHAQGFLVLGMFLAAWAVRA